One Coffea arabica cultivar ET-39 chromosome 5e, Coffea Arabica ET-39 HiFi, whole genome shotgun sequence DNA segment encodes these proteins:
- the LOC113688301 gene encoding cysteine-rich receptor-like protein kinase 10 isoform X1 codes for MPSFEMISRNLLFHFKYYMLCLLSFHTIEYCCSTSNDTDPWNYLDSYCGNITYNPNSPSGSIYRANLNFLLYNLSSHASRTDNNGFYNFSTGDDPSNKVYGLFLCRGDVNTDVCKECVADAHTRLLQECPNQTAAIVWYDECLVRFSDQTIFSKADLGENVTRRNPFDVPGPDWDKFKMVLINLLHNAADEAANHTMGKKFAVQEGNYSTDQKRLYTLTQCTPDLSPYDCKSCLREAIMDVPACCSKKQGGRVLYPSCNLRYEVSSFYDNVSSASPNSPGGPPPNSTEGKGRSPLRIAVPLIGVAVVLFIMALVFLKRRLRKSYVAMALETSGVDGVADILTAESLQYSLTEIQIATNNFSVDNKIGEGGFGRVYKGVLGNGQEVAVKRLSRSSVQGAEEFKNEIVVVAKLQHRNLVRLLGFCLEGEEKILIYEFVPNKSLDYFLFDPENKRSLNWSRRYNIIGGIAKGLLYLHEDSRLRIVHRDLKVSNILLDGNMSPKIADFGMAKICGVDQYEGNTNRIAGTIGYMAPEYTRWGQFSVKSDVFSFGVVILEIVTGKKSSDFHQSRDSEDLLSYAWNHWRRGQTLALLDSSTGDSYARNEVIQCIQVGLLCVEEDVIKRPTMSSVVCMLNPGSVPLPTPHYPAVFRSHGSESRVDELKVDQSNTQRISAPSSVNDASITEPYPR; via the exons ATGCCTTCCTTTGAAATGATCTCCAGAAATTTGTTGTTCCACTTCAAATATTACATGCTTTGTTTGCTTAGCTTCCATACCATTGAATATTGTTGTTCCACTTCCAACGACACAGACCCCTGGAACTATCTTGACTCTTACTGTGGAAATATTACATACAATCCTAACAGTCCTTCCGGCAGCATTTACAGAGCCAATCTGAATTTCTTGCTTTACAATCTGTCTTCGCATGCATCTCGGACAGACAACAATGGCTTCTATAATTTCAGTACTGGCGATGACCCTTCAAACAAGGTCTATGGCCTCTTTCTCTGTCGAGGTGATGTCAACACTGATGTTTGCAAAGAATGCGTCGCAGATGCCCACACACGACTACTTCAGGAGTGCCCGAATCAAACAGCTGCTATTGTTTGGTATGACGAGTGCTTGGTACGTTTTTCTGACCAGACGATCTTCTCCAAGGCTGATTTGGGAGAGAATGTGACTAGGCGCAATCCATTCGATGTCCCTGGACCTGACTGGGACAAATTCAAAATGGTATTGATCAATTTATTGCATAACGCTGCGGATGAGGCTGCAAATCATACCATGGGCAAAAAGTTTGCTGTCCAAGAAGGCAATTATTCCACTGATCAAAAGAGATTGTATACCCTTACGCAGTGCACACCAGATCTATCCCCTTATGACTGCAAAAGTTGCCTCAGAGAGGCTATAATGGATGTACCCGCGTGCTGTTCCAAGAAGCAGGGAGGGAGAGTACTTTATCCAAGCTGTAATCTGAGGTATGAGGTCTCCAGCTTCTATGATAATGTATCCTCTGCCTCGCCAAACTCTCCTGGCGGTCCTCCTCCTAATTCCACTGAAG GCAAAGGGCGAAGCCCCCTACGGATTGCTGTCCCATTAATTGGGGTTGCTGTCGTGCTATTTATCATGGCTTTAGTTTTCCTGAAAAGAAGATTGCGGAAGAGTTATGTTGCTATGGCACTGGAAACAAGTG GTGTAGATGGAGTTGCTGATATCTTAACTGCCGAATCTTTACAGTATAGCTTAACTGAAATTCAAATTGCCACAAATAACTTCTCGGTGGATAACAAAATTGGCGAAGGTGGATTTGGTCGTGTATACAAG GGTGTACTTGGTAATGGACAAGAAGTAGCTGTTAAAAGGCTGTCAAGGAGCTCAGTGCAAGGTGCAGaagaatttaaaaatgaaattgtAGTAGTCGCAAAGCTTCAACACAGAAATCTAGTTCGGCTATTGGGATTTTGCctggaaggagaagaaaagataCTCATCTATGAATTTGTTCCTAACAAAAGCCTTGACTACTTTCTCTTTG ATCCAGAAAATAAACGATCATTGAACTGGTCAAGACGTTACAATATCATTGGAGGTATAGCAAAAGGACTTCTTTATCTGCATGAGGATTCTCGTCTAAGAATTGTTCATCGCGATCTCAAAGTAAGTAATATATTATTGGATGGAAATATGAGTCCAAAGATAGCAGATTTTGGCATGGCAAAGATTTGTGGAGTTGATCAATATGAAGGAAACACAAATAGAATTGCTGGGACAAT TGGTTATATGGCTCCTGAATACACAAGATGGGGTCAGTTCTCAGTAAAGTCAGACGTATTTAGTTTTGGGGTTGTAATTTTGGAAATTGTGACGGGCAAGAAGAGCAGTGACTTCCATCAATCTAGAGATTCCGAAGACCTTCTTAGCTAT GCTTGGAACCATTGGAGACGCGGCCAAACTTTAGCTCTTTTGGATTCAAGCACTGGAGATTCTTATGCTAGAAATGAAGTTATTCAATGCATCCAAGTTGGCTTACTATGTGTTGAAGAAGATGTCATTAAAAGACCAACAATGTCTTCTGTGGTCTGCATGCTCAATCCTGGTTCTGTTCCCCTACCAACTCCACACTATCCGGCAGTTTTCCGGAGCCATGGATCGGAGAGCAGGGTAGACGAGCTGAAAGTTGATCAATCCAACACTCAAAGAATTTCAGCTCCAAGCTCTGTCAATGATGCATCAATTACTGAACCATATCCCAGATGA
- the LOC113688301 gene encoding cysteine-rich receptor-like protein kinase 25 isoform X2, with translation MPSFEMISRNLLFHFKYYMLCLLSFHTIEYCCSTSNDTDPWNYLDSYCGNITYNPNSPSGSIYRANLNFLLYNLSSHASRTDNNGFYNFSTGDDPSNKVYGLFLCRGDVNTDVCKECVADAHTRLLQECPNQTAAIVWYDECLVRFSDQTIFSKADLGENVTRRNPFDVPGPDWDKFKMVLINLLHNAADEAANHTMGKKFAVQEGNYSTDQKRLYTLTQCTPDLSPYDCKSCLREAIMDVPACCSKKQGGRVLYPSCNLRYEVSSFYDNVSSASPNSPGGPPPNSTEGKGRSPLRIAVPLIGVAVVLFIMALVFLKRRLRKSYVAMALETSGVDGVADILTAESLQYSLTEIQIATNNFSVDNKIGEGGFGRVYKGVLGNGQEVAVKRLSRSSVQGAEEFKNEIVVVAKLQHRNLVRLLGFCLEGEEKILIYEFVPNKSLDYFLFDPENKRSLNWSRRYNIIGGIAKGLLYLHEDSRLRIVHRDLKVSNILLDGNMSPKIADFGMAKICGVDQYEGNTNRIAGTIGYMAPEYTRWGQFSVKSDVFSFGVVILEIVTGKKSSDFHQSRDSEDLLSYASQLMVHVQATWL, from the exons ATGCCTTCCTTTGAAATGATCTCCAGAAATTTGTTGTTCCACTTCAAATATTACATGCTTTGTTTGCTTAGCTTCCATACCATTGAATATTGTTGTTCCACTTCCAACGACACAGACCCCTGGAACTATCTTGACTCTTACTGTGGAAATATTACATACAATCCTAACAGTCCTTCCGGCAGCATTTACAGAGCCAATCTGAATTTCTTGCTTTACAATCTGTCTTCGCATGCATCTCGGACAGACAACAATGGCTTCTATAATTTCAGTACTGGCGATGACCCTTCAAACAAGGTCTATGGCCTCTTTCTCTGTCGAGGTGATGTCAACACTGATGTTTGCAAAGAATGCGTCGCAGATGCCCACACACGACTACTTCAGGAGTGCCCGAATCAAACAGCTGCTATTGTTTGGTATGACGAGTGCTTGGTACGTTTTTCTGACCAGACGATCTTCTCCAAGGCTGATTTGGGAGAGAATGTGACTAGGCGCAATCCATTCGATGTCCCTGGACCTGACTGGGACAAATTCAAAATGGTATTGATCAATTTATTGCATAACGCTGCGGATGAGGCTGCAAATCATACCATGGGCAAAAAGTTTGCTGTCCAAGAAGGCAATTATTCCACTGATCAAAAGAGATTGTATACCCTTACGCAGTGCACACCAGATCTATCCCCTTATGACTGCAAAAGTTGCCTCAGAGAGGCTATAATGGATGTACCCGCGTGCTGTTCCAAGAAGCAGGGAGGGAGAGTACTTTATCCAAGCTGTAATCTGAGGTATGAGGTCTCCAGCTTCTATGATAATGTATCCTCTGCCTCGCCAAACTCTCCTGGCGGTCCTCCTCCTAATTCCACTGAAG GCAAAGGGCGAAGCCCCCTACGGATTGCTGTCCCATTAATTGGGGTTGCTGTCGTGCTATTTATCATGGCTTTAGTTTTCCTGAAAAGAAGATTGCGGAAGAGTTATGTTGCTATGGCACTGGAAACAAGTG GTGTAGATGGAGTTGCTGATATCTTAACTGCCGAATCTTTACAGTATAGCTTAACTGAAATTCAAATTGCCACAAATAACTTCTCGGTGGATAACAAAATTGGCGAAGGTGGATTTGGTCGTGTATACAAG GGTGTACTTGGTAATGGACAAGAAGTAGCTGTTAAAAGGCTGTCAAGGAGCTCAGTGCAAGGTGCAGaagaatttaaaaatgaaattgtAGTAGTCGCAAAGCTTCAACACAGAAATCTAGTTCGGCTATTGGGATTTTGCctggaaggagaagaaaagataCTCATCTATGAATTTGTTCCTAACAAAAGCCTTGACTACTTTCTCTTTG ATCCAGAAAATAAACGATCATTGAACTGGTCAAGACGTTACAATATCATTGGAGGTATAGCAAAAGGACTTCTTTATCTGCATGAGGATTCTCGTCTAAGAATTGTTCATCGCGATCTCAAAGTAAGTAATATATTATTGGATGGAAATATGAGTCCAAAGATAGCAGATTTTGGCATGGCAAAGATTTGTGGAGTTGATCAATATGAAGGAAACACAAATAGAATTGCTGGGACAAT TGGTTATATGGCTCCTGAATACACAAGATGGGGTCAGTTCTCAGTAAAGTCAGACGTATTTAGTTTTGGGGTTGTAATTTTGGAAATTGTGACGGGCAAGAAGAGCAGTGACTTCCATCAATCTAGAGATTCCGAAGACCTTCTTAGCTAT GCCAGTCAGCTGATGGTTCACGTCCAGGCGACTTGGTTGTAA
- the LOC113688301 gene encoding cysteine-rich receptor-like protein kinase 25 isoform X3, producing the protein MPSFEMISRNLLFHFKYYMLCLLSFHTIEYCCSTSNDTDPWNYLDSYCGNITYNPNSPSGSIYRANLNFLLYNLSSHASRTDNNGFYNFSTGDDPSNKVYGLFLCRGDVNTDVCKECVADAHTRLLQECPNQTAAIVWYDECLVRFSDQTIFSKADLGENVTRRNPFDVPGPDWDKFKMVLINLLHNAADEAANHTMGKKFAVQEGNYSTDQKRLYTLTQCTPDLSPYDCKSCLREAIMDVPACCSKKQGGRVLYPSCNLRYEVSSFYDNVSSASPNSPGGPPPNSTEGKGRSPLRIAVPLIGVAVVLFIMALVFLKRRLRKSYVAMALETSGVDGVADILTAESLQYSLTEIQIATNNFSVDNKIGEGGFGRVYKGVLGNGQEVAVKRLSRSSVQGAEEFKNEIVVVAKLQHRNLVRLLGFCLEGEEKILIYEFVPNKSLDYFLFDPENKRSLNWSRRYNIIGGIAKGLLYLHEDSRLRIVHRDLKVSNILLDGNMSPKIADFGMAKICGVDQYEGNTNRIAGTIGYMAPEYTRWGQFSVKSDVFSFGVVILEIVTGKKSSDFHQSRDSEDLLSYLIEVLRMYTS; encoded by the exons ATGCCTTCCTTTGAAATGATCTCCAGAAATTTGTTGTTCCACTTCAAATATTACATGCTTTGTTTGCTTAGCTTCCATACCATTGAATATTGTTGTTCCACTTCCAACGACACAGACCCCTGGAACTATCTTGACTCTTACTGTGGAAATATTACATACAATCCTAACAGTCCTTCCGGCAGCATTTACAGAGCCAATCTGAATTTCTTGCTTTACAATCTGTCTTCGCATGCATCTCGGACAGACAACAATGGCTTCTATAATTTCAGTACTGGCGATGACCCTTCAAACAAGGTCTATGGCCTCTTTCTCTGTCGAGGTGATGTCAACACTGATGTTTGCAAAGAATGCGTCGCAGATGCCCACACACGACTACTTCAGGAGTGCCCGAATCAAACAGCTGCTATTGTTTGGTATGACGAGTGCTTGGTACGTTTTTCTGACCAGACGATCTTCTCCAAGGCTGATTTGGGAGAGAATGTGACTAGGCGCAATCCATTCGATGTCCCTGGACCTGACTGGGACAAATTCAAAATGGTATTGATCAATTTATTGCATAACGCTGCGGATGAGGCTGCAAATCATACCATGGGCAAAAAGTTTGCTGTCCAAGAAGGCAATTATTCCACTGATCAAAAGAGATTGTATACCCTTACGCAGTGCACACCAGATCTATCCCCTTATGACTGCAAAAGTTGCCTCAGAGAGGCTATAATGGATGTACCCGCGTGCTGTTCCAAGAAGCAGGGAGGGAGAGTACTTTATCCAAGCTGTAATCTGAGGTATGAGGTCTCCAGCTTCTATGATAATGTATCCTCTGCCTCGCCAAACTCTCCTGGCGGTCCTCCTCCTAATTCCACTGAAG GCAAAGGGCGAAGCCCCCTACGGATTGCTGTCCCATTAATTGGGGTTGCTGTCGTGCTATTTATCATGGCTTTAGTTTTCCTGAAAAGAAGATTGCGGAAGAGTTATGTTGCTATGGCACTGGAAACAAGTG GTGTAGATGGAGTTGCTGATATCTTAACTGCCGAATCTTTACAGTATAGCTTAACTGAAATTCAAATTGCCACAAATAACTTCTCGGTGGATAACAAAATTGGCGAAGGTGGATTTGGTCGTGTATACAAG GGTGTACTTGGTAATGGACAAGAAGTAGCTGTTAAAAGGCTGTCAAGGAGCTCAGTGCAAGGTGCAGaagaatttaaaaatgaaattgtAGTAGTCGCAAAGCTTCAACACAGAAATCTAGTTCGGCTATTGGGATTTTGCctggaaggagaagaaaagataCTCATCTATGAATTTGTTCCTAACAAAAGCCTTGACTACTTTCTCTTTG ATCCAGAAAATAAACGATCATTGAACTGGTCAAGACGTTACAATATCATTGGAGGTATAGCAAAAGGACTTCTTTATCTGCATGAGGATTCTCGTCTAAGAATTGTTCATCGCGATCTCAAAGTAAGTAATATATTATTGGATGGAAATATGAGTCCAAAGATAGCAGATTTTGGCATGGCAAAGATTTGTGGAGTTGATCAATATGAAGGAAACACAAATAGAATTGCTGGGACAAT TGGTTATATGGCTCCTGAATACACAAGATGGGGTCAGTTCTCAGTAAAGTCAGACGTATTTAGTTTTGGGGTTGTAATTTTGGAAATTGTGACGGGCAAGAAGAGCAGTGACTTCCATCAATCTAGAGATTCCGAAGACCTTCTTAGCTAT CTAATTGAAGTTTTAAGAATGTACACCTCATGA
- the LOC140007011 gene encoding uncharacterized protein yields MVAAVQGSSYMWRRLLQIREVAEQNLWWEVRSGQCNFWFDNWMGSGPLCQRLQSVSDHLVWDFVLNGRWNQQLLRLWVPDDIVSEIVTKVAPVGFTDDRAVWALTESVDFSIASTYVLLGSQTPSSFMFDRVWHPVIPIKISFFMIRLLRDRLPLASSLGRLQVYGPSKCFCCLASQSELLDHVFAEGELAQFLWTFFGNGAGVSYRAPASTDHL; encoded by the exons ATGGTAGCGGCGGTTCAGGGCAGTTCATATATGTGGAGGCGTTTGCTTCAAATTCGTGAGGTGGCGGAGCAAAACCTTTGGTGGGAGGTGCGGTCGGGACAGTGTAATTTCTGGTTCGACAATTGGATGGGTTCTGGTCCTCTGTGTCAACGGTTACAAAGTGTTTCTGATCACTTAGTTTGGGATTTCGTATTGAATGGAAGGTGGAATCAACAGTTGCTACGGCTTTGGGTTCCTGATGACATAGTCTCAGAGATAGTTACTAAAGTTGCCCCAGTGGGGTTCACGGACGATCGTGCGGTGTGGGCCTTGACAGAGTCAGTAGATTTTTCCATTGCTTCCACATACGTGCTGCTTGGTAGTCAGACCCCCTCATCTTTCATGTTTGATAGGGTTTGGCACCCTGTAATTCCAATCAAGATTTCATTCTTCATGATAAGACTGCTGCGGGATCGGTTACCGTTGGCGTCATCCCTAGGAAGATTGCAAGTGTATGGCCCTTCCAAGTGTTTTTGCTGCTTGGCCTCGCAATCTGAATTGTTGGATCATGTCTTTGCGGAAGGTGAGTTAGCTCAGTTCTTGTGGACCTTTTTTGGGAATGGCGCTGGAGTGAGTTATAGAG CTCCTGCGTCGACAGACCATTTGTGA
- the LOC113687332 gene encoding cysteine-rich receptor-like protein kinase 10: MALVFLKWRLRKSYVAMAPETSDGVADILTAESLQYSLTEIQIATNNFSVDNKIGEGGFGRVYKAWNHWRRGQTLALLDSSIGDSYARNEVIQCIQVGLLCVEEDASKRHKMASVVCMLNPGSVSLPTPHRPAVFRSNGSESRVDELKVDQSNTKRISAPSSVNDASITEPYPR; encoded by the exons ATGGCTTTAGTTTTCCTGAAATGGAGATTGCGGAAGAGTTATGTTGCTATGGCACCGGAAACAAGTG ATGGTGTTGCTGATATCTTAACAGCCGAATCCTTACAGTATAGCTTAACTGAAATTCAAATTGCCACAAATAACTTCTCAGTGGATAACAAAATTGGCGAAGGTGGATTTGGTCGTGTATACAAG GCTTGGAACCATTGGAGACGCGGCCAAACTTTAGCTCTTTTGGATTCAAGCATTGGAGATTCTTATGCCAGAAATGAAGTCATTCAATGCATCCAAGTTGGCTTACTATGTGTTGAAGAAGATGCCAGTAAAAGACACAAAATGGCTTCCGTGGTCTGCATGCTCAATCCTGGTTCTGTTTCCCTACCAACTCCACATCGTCCGGCAGTTTTCCGAAGCAATGGATCGGAGAGCAGGGTAGACGAGCTGAAAGTTGATCAATCCAACACTAAAAGAATTTCAGCTCCAAGCTCTGTCAATGATGCATCAATTACTGAACCATATCCCAGATGA